One Brachybacterium kimchii genomic window carries:
- a CDS encoding glycoside hydrolase family 3 N-terminal domain-containing protein — MRRRTALLLPPLVLLPPVAALSACTGSGGSGGGSSDGGASGSGESDGGAASDGGSASDGGSGSSSPASPSPTADPAEQRAQDLTIEQAAAQLVLAGIPAGTSPKRSLTAELGIGGFFLLGTWDSAAAVRSVVEGIDGEVADGGVAPLLSVDQEGGQIRMLRGDAARRTASAADLGAEGTDAVTAAYRSIGEDLHALGLHAALAPVADTVDPELGRANAPIGKIDRGFGTDPDTVSDCVVAAVEALDAQDTASALKHFPGLGRVRGNTDFSATGITDETTDADDPFLEPFRAGIEAGADMVMLSSALYPRMDPGSPAMFSSAIVTDVLRGRLGFDGLVVSDDVGSAAAVQDVPLGERATRLLEAGGDVVLTADPSLVGDLVDAIVAWAQDSEKAERRVRESAARMLRVKRSRGVDGV, encoded by the coding sequence ATGCGTCGACGCACCGCTCTGCTGCTTCCCCCGCTCGTGCTGCTCCCCCCGGTCGCCGCGCTCTCCGCGTGCACCGGGAGCGGGGGCTCCGGCGGGGGCTCGTCCGACGGCGGCGCGAGCGGGTCCGGAGAGTCCGACGGCGGCGCGGCGTCCGACGGCGGCTCCGCGTCCGACGGCGGTTCCGGCTCGTCCTCCCCCGCCTCCCCGTCGCCCACGGCTGACCCCGCGGAGCAGCGCGCCCAGGACCTCACGATCGAGCAGGCGGCGGCGCAGCTCGTGCTCGCGGGCATCCCCGCCGGCACCAGCCCGAAGCGCTCGCTGACCGCCGAGCTCGGCATCGGCGGCTTCTTCCTGCTGGGGACCTGGGACAGCGCCGCGGCCGTGCGCTCCGTGGTCGAGGGCATCGACGGGGAGGTGGCCGACGGAGGCGTCGCCCCGCTGCTGAGCGTGGACCAGGAGGGCGGGCAGATCCGCATGCTGCGCGGGGACGCCGCGCGCAGGACCGCGTCGGCCGCGGATCTCGGGGCCGAGGGGACCGACGCCGTCACCGCGGCGTACAGGAGCATCGGCGAGGACCTGCACGCCCTGGGCCTGCACGCGGCCCTCGCGCCGGTCGCCGACACCGTCGACCCGGAGCTGGGACGGGCGAACGCGCCCATCGGGAAGATCGACCGCGGCTTCGGGACCGATCCGGACACGGTCTCCGACTGCGTGGTCGCGGCCGTCGAGGCGCTCGACGCGCAAGACACCGCCTCCGCGCTCAAGCACTTCCCCGGCCTGGGCCGGGTGCGCGGGAACACCGACTTCTCGGCGACAGGCATCACCGACGAGACGACGGATGCGGACGACCCCTTCCTCGAGCCGTTCCGCGCGGGCATCGAGGCCGGCGCCGACATGGTCATGCTCTCGAGCGCCCTGTACCCGCGGATGGATCCGGGCAGCCCCGCGATGTTCTCCTCGGCGATCGTGACGGACGTGCTGCGCGGGAGGCTGGGATTCGACGGGCTCGTGGTCTCCGACGACGTGGGCAGCGCGGCGGCCGTGCAGGACGTGCCGCTCGGCGAGCGCGCGACCCGGCTCCTCGAGGCGGGGGGCGACGTGGTGCTCACCGCGGACCCGTCGCTCGTCGGCGACCTCGTGGACGCGATCGTCGCCTGGGCGCAGGACTCCGAGAAGGCCGAGCGCCGGGTGCGCGAGTCCGCGGCGCGGATGCTGCGCGTCAAGCGGTCCCGCGGCGTCGACGGGGTCTGA